One genomic region from Evansella sp. LMS18 encodes:
- the yiaA gene encoding inner membrane protein YiaA encodes MAENNEVIIEQQEPGQQKNKIERREGEPTAAFKGATWAAFILGASSYLIGLYNATMELNEKGYYFAVLVFGLYSAVSLQKAVRDREEGIPVTNIYYGISWYAFIIAVSLMAIGLYNAGSIILSEKGFYGMAFVLSLFAAITIQKNIRDTQRARERELL; translated from the coding sequence GTGGCTGAAAATAACGAAGTAATAATTGAACAGCAGGAACCTGGTCAACAGAAGAACAAAATTGAGAGAAGAGAAGGTGAACCAACTGCAGCTTTTAAGGGTGCAACCTGGGCGGCATTCATATTGGGTGCTTCCTCATACCTGATTGGTTTGTATAATGCGACAATGGAGTTGAATGAAAAGGGGTATTATTTTGCGGTTTTAGTCTTTGGACTCTATTCAGCTGTATCTTTACAAAAAGCAGTGAGGGACAGGGAGGAAGGGATACCTGTAACCAACATATATTATGGAATCAGCTGGTATGCATTTATCATAGCCGTCTCATTAATGGCTATCGGTTTATATAACGCCGGAAGTATTATATTAAGTGAAAAAGGCTTTTACGGGATGGCATTTGTACTCAGTTTATTTGCAGCCATAACCATTCAGAAA
- a CDS encoding TrkA family potassium uptake protein: MFRFDFISETYARFHNLLKLSLLVFLFSMGIGSIIHMLEPEAFPTIFDGFWWAVVTVSTVGYGDFVPESFFGRLLGLFLIILGIAIFSFFITNLSSSTVLNAQEKQRGNVSFHRSGHYLVVGWNERSRQLILELQKVEPETGIVLIDETLQAKPEELKDGTFVKGSPTLDETFERANASEAHTAIITANLHIDEKSADANTVLTLLTVKGINPEIYTIVEMITARQLKNIERAGADEIIQSSSHISSLVINGVLFHGMTDVISMIMKHRHEDQLYFMPLPAHLENSTFKTAIEDRQTMDCFLLGIRRGSETILHPDKESILQPEDQLIFLKRI, encoded by the coding sequence ATGTTCAGATTCGATTTTATTTCAGAAACATATGCCAGATTTCATAACCTCTTGAAACTGAGCTTACTTGTATTTTTGTTTTCAATGGGGATAGGAAGTATTATACATATGCTTGAACCAGAGGCTTTCCCAACGATCTTTGATGGATTTTGGTGGGCTGTCGTTACTGTTTCCACTGTTGGGTACGGAGATTTTGTACCGGAAAGTTTTTTTGGCAGACTTCTTGGCCTGTTCCTTATAATATTAGGGATAGCTATTTTTTCATTCTTTATTACCAACTTATCAAGCTCAACTGTTCTGAACGCCCAGGAAAAGCAAAGAGGCAATGTCAGCTTTCACAGAAGCGGGCATTACCTTGTGGTGGGCTGGAATGAACGGAGCCGCCAGCTTATTCTTGAGCTGCAAAAGGTAGAACCTGAAACAGGTATCGTCCTTATCGATGAAACACTGCAGGCGAAACCGGAAGAACTTAAAGACGGGACATTTGTCAAAGGGTCTCCAACACTGGATGAAACATTTGAGCGTGCGAATGCCTCCGAAGCACATACGGCGATTATTACAGCTAACCTTCATATTGATGAAAAATCGGCTGATGCCAATACTGTACTTACCTTACTGACGGTCAAAGGGATCAACCCTGAAATATACACGATTGTGGAAATGATAACAGCAAGACAGCTGAAAAATATAGAGCGGGCAGGAGCCGATGAGATCATTCAAAGTTCGAGCCATATCAGCTCCCTCGTCATAAACGGCGTACTTTTTCATGGTATGACGGATGTGATCTCCATGATAATGAAACACAGACATGAGGATCAGCTTTATTTTATGCCACTTCCCGCTCACCTGGAAAATTCAACTTTCAAAACAGCCATTGAGGACAGACAGACTATGGACTGTTTTTTGCTGGGGATCCGCCGAGGTTCGGAAACCATCCTTCACCCGGATAAAGAATCAATCCTGCAACCGGAAGACCAGCTGATTTTCCTGAAAAGAATCTAA
- a CDS encoding YugN-like family protein, with the protein MIELQSQIENKEYKLIDLENKLKPLGYVVGGGWEYDHGYFDYKIDEDEQGYLFLRLPFTSVDGELDTKGVQVRLGRPFLLAHNFEAGLDHTNSDDPNPLFNQFSAPVDPDGKFPEEFINTGKEYLEELEQVILYD; encoded by the coding sequence ATGATTGAATTGCAATCCCAAATTGAAAACAAAGAATATAAACTCATTGACCTTGAAAACAAACTCAAACCATTAGGTTACGTAGTCGGGGGCGGATGGGAATATGATCACGGGTATTTTGATTATAAGATTGATGAGGATGAGCAGGGATATTTGTTTTTACGCCTCCCGTTTACTTCCGTAGATGGAGAGCTTGATACGAAAGGTGTGCAGGTAAGGCTCGGCCGGCCATTTTTGCTGGCCCATAATTTTGAAGCCGGCCTTGACCACACGAATAGCGACGACCCAAACCCGTTATTTAATCAGTTTTCCGCTCCAGTGGATCCTGACGGGAAATTTCCCGAGGAATTTATTAATACAGGCAAAGAATATCTAGAGGAACTGGAGCAGGTAATACTTTATGATTAG
- a CDS encoding ubiquitin-like small modifier protein 1: MDIKVFANFREICGGKKVELNVDGGQEIQAVLDQLIERFPPMEEELFTPDKQIKPMVHVFINGRNIIHLNGLETEVTDEDQIALFPPVAGG, encoded by the coding sequence ATGGATATAAAGGTTTTTGCTAACTTTCGGGAAATATGCGGAGGTAAGAAAGTGGAATTGAATGTGGACGGCGGCCAGGAAATCCAGGCTGTGCTTGATCAGCTTATCGAAAGGTTCCCGCCAATGGAAGAGGAACTGTTTACACCTGACAAACAAATTAAGCCAATGGTTCATGTATTTATAAACGGCAGAAATATTATTCATTTAAACGGATTGGAAACAGAGGTGACCGATGAGGATCAAATCGCCCTGTTCCCTCCAGTGGCCGGTGGCTGA
- a CDS encoding aldehyde ferredoxin oxidoreductase family protein produces MNLGGYRNHEAWVDLSAGSVEYRQLNEEDLKKYIGARGLGVKYMVDNKIYDAEPLSEDNMLAIMTGPLTGTRIHMSGRLCTVTRSPLTGTVTDSHMGGWTAARLKWAGFDNLIFTGKSNTPVYLYVEDGKAELKDASALWGKGVRGTIKALQDIHGEKDTSVMAIGPGGENMVYYAGWMNENDRSAGRGGTGAVAGSKNLKAIVIKASQKGNMPEPAQPEKYPKAIKSGLKALMEGALTAPKKGGLSVYGTNVLMNIINESGALPAKNSQVTTFETADEISGEAVREELLVGDPTCHACPVACKIEVEVKDGKYKTKVESFEYESAWALGPNCGHSNKEAVAFLIDLCNEYGIDTIELGNAFSTAMEAYEKGLTKDRLDWGDVDTMINWVEKIVNREEGIGTVLADGPGRAAEYFGNKGLAMVVKNQAIPAYDPRGIQGIGLGYATSNRGACHLRGYTVAAEIAGIPEAVDRLEVKGKGALLKGFQDLLAFSDSLDLCKFSSFSENADLYAEQYSAVVGIDLNEEDVMKIGERVYNIERYFNNRAGFAGKDDTLPERFLKEPATGNSKGHVSHLDEMLKEYYEVRGWDEGVVTPAKLRELGIEEAVEA; encoded by the coding sequence ATGAATTTAGGTGGCTACAGAAATCATGAAGCATGGGTTGATCTGTCTGCAGGATCGGTGGAATACCGGCAGCTGAATGAGGAAGATCTGAAAAAGTACATTGGAGCACGGGGACTTGGCGTAAAATATATGGTTGATAACAAAATTTATGATGCAGAACCTCTCTCAGAGGACAATATGCTGGCGATCATGACCGGGCCGCTTACCGGAACAAGAATCCATATGAGCGGACGCCTCTGTACGGTTACCCGTTCACCGCTTACCGGCACAGTGACAGATTCCCATATGGGGGGATGGACTGCGGCACGCCTTAAATGGGCTGGTTTTGACAACCTTATTTTTACGGGTAAAAGCAATACACCAGTCTACCTTTATGTGGAAGATGGAAAAGCCGAACTGAAGGATGCATCCGCGCTCTGGGGCAAAGGTGTAAGAGGTACGATTAAAGCATTGCAGGATATTCACGGTGAAAAGGATACGAGTGTAATGGCAATCGGCCCTGGCGGCGAAAACATGGTTTATTACGCAGGCTGGATGAACGAAAATGACCGTTCCGCAGGCCGTGGCGGTACAGGCGCAGTCGCAGGCTCTAAAAACCTGAAAGCTATCGTGATTAAAGCATCCCAGAAAGGAAATATGCCTGAACCGGCTCAGCCGGAGAAATACCCGAAGGCTATTAAAAGCGGATTAAAGGCGCTTATGGAAGGTGCCCTTACAGCTCCTAAAAAAGGCGGACTTTCTGTTTACGGAACGAACGTTCTAATGAATATTATCAATGAATCAGGAGCGCTCCCGGCGAAGAACTCACAGGTCACTACTTTTGAGACTGCTGATGAGATTTCAGGGGAAGCTGTGCGTGAAGAACTACTTGTTGGCGACCCTACCTGCCACGCATGTCCTGTAGCATGTAAAATCGAGGTAGAAGTAAAAGACGGAAAATATAAAACAAAAGTGGAGAGCTTCGAATATGAATCTGCATGGGCGCTGGGGCCAAACTGCGGCCATTCCAACAAAGAAGCTGTAGCCTTCCTCATCGATCTCTGTAACGAGTACGGAATCGATACAATTGAATTAGGGAATGCGTTCTCAACGGCAATGGAAGCGTACGAAAAAGGACTGACGAAAGACCGCCTTGACTGGGGCGATGTGGACACGATGATCAACTGGGTGGAAAAAATCGTTAACCGTGAAGAAGGAATCGGTACTGTGCTGGCAGATGGCCCAGGAAGAGCAGCGGAGTATTTCGGCAATAAAGGCCTTGCGATGGTTGTTAAAAACCAGGCGATTCCGGCATATGACCCTCGGGGCATTCAGGGTATTGGCTTAGGATATGCTACTAGCAACCGAGGTGCCTGCCACCTTCGTGGATATACAGTGGCAGCAGAAATTGCAGGAATCCCTGAGGCGGTTGACAGACTTGAAGTAAAAGGAAAAGGAGCACTCCTGAAAGGGTTCCAGGATCTTCTTGCATTCTCAGACTCACTTGACCTCTGTAAATTCTCTTCTTTCTCAGAGAATGCCGACCTGTATGCTGAACAGTATTCAGCAGTAGTAGGTATCGATCTCAATGAGGAAGATGTTATGAAGATTGGTGAACGTGTCTACAATATTGAACGTTATTTCAATAACAGGGCTGGCTTCGCAGGGAAGGATGATACCCTTCCAGAAAGATTCCTGAAAGAACCTGCGACAGGCAACTCCAAAGGGCATGTAAGCCATCTGGATGAAATGTTAAAAGAGTATTATGAAGTGAGAGGCTGGGATGAGGGCGTAGTAACTCCTGCCAAACTCCGTGAACTTGGGATTGAAGAAGCTGTAGAAGCTTAA
- a CDS encoding ThiF family adenylyltransferase, with amino-acid sequence MSEINLNKYSRQVLFWPQGEKNQHNLQEKTVSIIGAGALGTVLANHLVRAGTGEVRLIDRDFVEESNLQRQMLFDEQDVRDKLPKAIAAADKLTRINSEVAVVPFIEDANASNIEELTAGSHLILDGTDNMETRFLINDVSVKNNIPWIYAGVVHSRAMTATVIPGVTPCFRCLFPVFEAGHGETCDTVGVLSTAVHIIASYQATEALKLLAEESDYVRSEMIQLDVWKNDYSTFPFQYSLNPDCPCCQKKTFEYLDKKISDKLISSLCGRNAVQITPNYTSSADLPAFEKKWSRLGKVQRTPYLLRLNYNDKEISLFKTGRVLINGTDDADTAKRLYSILIGN; translated from the coding sequence ATGAGCGAAATTAACCTGAATAAATATTCCCGGCAGGTTCTGTTCTGGCCTCAGGGCGAAAAAAATCAGCATAATCTTCAGGAGAAAACAGTGTCGATTATTGGAGCCGGAGCCCTCGGAACTGTACTGGCAAATCACCTCGTTCGGGCCGGAACAGGAGAAGTGCGCCTGATCGACCGGGATTTCGTTGAAGAAAGCAATCTGCAGAGACAAATGCTTTTTGATGAACAGGATGTACGGGACAAGCTGCCAAAAGCCATCGCCGCAGCAGACAAACTAACGAGGATTAATTCTGAAGTTGCTGTTGTGCCTTTTATCGAGGACGCTAATGCCAGTAATATTGAAGAGCTGACAGCAGGGTCTCATTTAATCCTTGATGGAACGGACAATATGGAAACCCGTTTTCTGATAAATGATGTCAGTGTAAAAAATAATATTCCATGGATTTACGCTGGTGTTGTACACTCACGGGCCATGACAGCTACTGTAATTCCGGGAGTAACACCTTGCTTCAGATGTTTATTTCCTGTTTTTGAAGCTGGGCATGGGGAAACATGTGATACAGTTGGAGTTTTAAGCACTGCGGTCCATATCATTGCATCCTACCAGGCTACAGAAGCCTTGAAACTACTGGCAGAAGAGAGCGATTATGTAAGATCTGAGATGATTCAGCTGGATGTATGGAAAAATGATTACAGTACCTTTCCCTTCCAATATTCCCTGAACCCTGACTGCCCGTGCTGCCAGAAAAAGACTTTTGAATACCTGGACAAAAAGATTTCGGACAAGCTTATTTCATCTCTTTGCGGTCGTAACGCAGTACAGATCACACCTAACTACACAAGTTCTGCTGACCTTCCTGCTTTTGAGAAAAAATGGTCCCGCCTTGGGAAAGTCCAAAGAACACCTTATCTTCTCCGGCTGAACTATAACGACAAGGAAATTTCACTGTTTAAAACAGGAAGAGTGCTCATTAACGGTACAGATGATGCCGATACAGCGAAGCGCTTATATTCAATTCTCATAGGCAACTGA
- a CDS encoding glucose-6-phosphate isomerase, translating to MANLLNFDYSNASSFLSQHEVDYMSDAVRAAHDALHNGTGAGNDYLGWIDLPVNYDKEEFSRIQKAAEKIKSDSDVLLVIGIGGSYLGARAAIEALQHSFYNIQDKGQRKAPQIFFVGNNISSTYVRHLLEVIEGKDVSVNVISKSGTTTEPAIAFRIFREYLEKKYGAEEARKRIYATTDKEKGALKQLANDEGYESFVIPDDVGGRFSVLTAVGLLPIAAAGLDIEAMMKGAADAREAYSNPNLAENEAYQYAAVRNALYNKGKTVELLVNYEPALHYVSEWWKQLYGESEGKDGKGIFPAAADFSTDLHSLGQYVQDGRRDLIETVLNVQSVKEEITIEKAENDLDGLNYLAGKSMEFVNEKAFQGTLLAHIDGGVPNLVVTIPELNEYHFGYLVYFFEKACGISGYLLGVNPFDQPGVEDYKKNMFTLLGKPGFEEEKAALEKRLENK from the coding sequence ATGGCAAACTTACTGAACTTTGATTATTCCAATGCATCATCGTTTTTATCACAGCATGAAGTGGATTATATGTCAGATGCAGTGAGGGCAGCTCATGATGCGCTGCACAACGGAACAGGTGCCGGAAATGATTATTTGGGATGGATTGACCTACCTGTTAACTATGACAAGGAAGAGTTTTCCCGCATTCAGAAAGCGGCTGAAAAGATTAAATCAGACAGCGACGTCCTTCTTGTGATTGGAATCGGAGGCTCATACCTTGGGGCAAGGGCGGCAATTGAAGCGCTGCAGCATTCTTTCTACAATATACAGGATAAAGGTCAGCGCAAAGCCCCGCAGATTTTCTTCGTAGGAAATAATATCAGCTCGACCTATGTTCGTCATTTGCTTGAAGTTATCGAAGGCAAGGACGTTTCTGTAAATGTTATCTCCAAGTCCGGGACAACGACGGAGCCAGCGATCGCTTTCAGGATTTTCCGTGAATACCTGGAGAAAAAGTATGGGGCTGAAGAAGCGAGAAAGCGTATTTATGCAACAACTGATAAAGAAAAAGGTGCTCTTAAACAGCTTGCAAACGATGAAGGGTATGAATCCTTCGTCATCCCTGATGATGTAGGGGGACGTTTTTCTGTATTAACAGCAGTGGGGCTGCTTCCTATTGCTGCAGCTGGCCTTGACATTGAGGCAATGATGAAAGGCGCTGCAGATGCAAGGGAAGCATATAGCAACCCGAATCTGGCAGAAAACGAAGCCTACCAGTATGCTGCGGTGAGAAATGCCCTGTACAATAAAGGAAAAACTGTTGAACTGCTCGTTAACTATGAGCCTGCTTTACATTATGTCTCGGAATGGTGGAAACAGCTTTACGGGGAAAGTGAAGGTAAAGATGGCAAAGGAATTTTCCCGGCAGCGGCAGACTTTTCCACGGACCTTCATTCACTGGGGCAGTACGTGCAGGACGGCCGTCGTGACCTGATTGAAACTGTCTTAAACGTGCAGTCTGTGAAGGAAGAGATAACTATTGAAAAGGCGGAAAATGATCTTGATGGCCTGAATTACCTGGCAGGAAAATCAATGGAGTTTGTAAATGAAAAGGCTTTTCAGGGAACACTCCTTGCGCATATCGACGGCGGAGTCCCTAACCTTGTAGTTACTATTCCTGAGCTTAATGAGTACCATTTCGGCTATCTCGTTTATTTCTTTGAAAAAGCATGCGGTATCAGCGGGTATCTCCTTGGAGTAAATCCGTTTGACCAGCCTGGTGTTGAGGACTATAAGAAAAATATGTTCACACTTCTTGGAAAACCAGGATTTGAAGAAGAGAAAGCAGCTTTGGAAAAACGATTGGAAAATAAATAA
- a CDS encoding iron-containing alcohol dehydrogenase has protein sequence MDNFIFHNPVRLIFGEGQVQEQLVDQLKEYGKKVLLVYGGGSIKKNGLYDEVVQLLEDGGFSVSELSGVEPNPRLSTVHKGVEICKKDEVEVILAVGGGSVIDCTKAIAAGAKYDGDVWDFVTKKAFPEDALPFGTILTLAATGSEMNAGSVITNWETHEKYGWGMPPYTFPKFSILDPRNTLSVPKNHTVYGIVDMMSHVFEQYFHQQTNTPLQEHMCEAVLKTVIEAGPELIENLDDVKLRETILYSGTIALNGMLQMGVRGDWASHNIEHAVSAVYDIPHAGGLAILFPQWMRHHKDAGERKLVNLAVRVWGVDPNGKSDQEVAEEGIKKLEEFWSSLGAPSRLADYDIDDSQLDLMADKAMANGPFGNFNKLEKEDVLAILKASL, from the coding sequence ATGGATAATTTTATTTTTCACAATCCTGTGCGCTTAATATTCGGCGAAGGCCAGGTACAGGAACAGTTGGTTGACCAATTGAAGGAATATGGAAAAAAGGTGCTTCTCGTTTATGGAGGAGGCAGTATAAAGAAAAATGGTCTTTATGACGAAGTTGTCCAGCTTTTAGAGGACGGCGGTTTTTCAGTCAGCGAGCTTTCCGGAGTAGAGCCAAATCCCCGCCTGAGTACGGTACATAAAGGGGTGGAGATTTGTAAGAAGGACGAGGTGGAAGTGATCCTCGCAGTTGGTGGCGGAAGTGTCATCGACTGTACTAAAGCTATCGCTGCTGGTGCTAAATATGATGGTGACGTCTGGGATTTTGTAACCAAGAAAGCTTTTCCGGAAGATGCACTGCCGTTTGGCACGATTCTTACATTAGCTGCTACTGGCTCGGAAATGAATGCAGGTTCGGTTATCACAAACTGGGAAACGCATGAAAAATACGGCTGGGGTATGCCGCCATATACGTTTCCTAAGTTTTCAATACTGGATCCCCGTAATACATTAAGCGTGCCGAAAAATCACACGGTTTACGGTATCGTCGATATGATGTCTCACGTATTTGAACAGTATTTCCATCAGCAGACGAACACACCGCTCCAGGAGCATATGTGTGAAGCAGTTCTGAAAACTGTCATAGAAGCAGGTCCTGAACTTATTGAAAATCTGGACGACGTCAAGCTGCGGGAAACGATTCTGTATTCCGGTACGATTGCTTTGAATGGCATGCTTCAAATGGGAGTGCGCGGTGACTGGGCTTCTCATAATATTGAGCATGCGGTGTCCGCGGTGTATGATATCCCCCATGCAGGCGGGCTTGCGATTCTTTTCCCACAGTGGATGAGGCACCATAAAGATGCCGGGGAAAGAAAACTCGTTAACTTAGCTGTAAGGGTCTGGGGTGTAGACCCGAATGGCAAATCCGATCAGGAAGTGGCGGAAGAAGGAATCAAAAAGCTGGAAGAGTTCTGGTCCAGCCTCGGGGCACCAAGCCGCCTGGCTGATTATGATATTGATGACAGCCAGCTGGACCTGATGGCTGATAAGGCAATGGCTAATGGCCCGTTCGGGAACTTCAATAAACTGGAAAAAGAAGATGTACTTGCGATTTTAAAAGCAAGTCTTTAA
- a CDS encoding DUF378 domain-containing protein yields MSGIQRTALVLAIIGAVNWGLIGFFRFDLVAAIFGGQAAGFSRFIYALVGLAGLYCISILFKPDAELERTPEPQR; encoded by the coding sequence ATGAGCGGAATTCAACGTACAGCACTTGTACTGGCAATTATAGGGGCAGTTAACTGGGGTCTGATCGGTTTCTTCCGTTTTGACCTTGTTGCAGCTATTTTTGGCGGACAGGCTGCCGGATTTTCCCGTTTCATCTATGCCCTCGTAGGATTGGCTGGGTTATACTGTATTTCTATCTTGTTTAAGCCAGATGCAGAATTGGAACGGACCCCTGAACCGCAGCGGTAA
- the yugI gene encoding S1 domain-containing post-transcriptional regulator GSP13 — protein sequence MSSQYEVGSIVEGKVTGIKPFGAFVALDDQKQGLVHISHIAHGFVKDINDHLSVGDEVKVKILSVDEESGKISLSIRETEPKPERQERPSRPQGGGGGGSRGGNRQNQQSNQNQGFNTLEEKLKTWLKESNEIQAYLNKRIKK from the coding sequence ATGTCAAGTCAATACGAAGTTGGTAGTATCGTTGAAGGTAAAGTGACTGGTATTAAGCCGTTTGGTGCATTCGTTGCATTAGATGATCAAAAGCAGGGTCTTGTGCATATTTCGCACATCGCACACGGTTTTGTGAAAGATATTAATGACCACCTTTCAGTTGGAGATGAAGTAAAGGTGAAAATTTTATCCGTTGATGAAGAATCCGGAAAAATTTCACTGTCAATCCGTGAAACTGAACCAAAACCAGAGCGCCAGGAGCGTCCAAGCCGTCCTCAGGGTGGCGGTGGCGGCGGATCTCGCGGTGGCAACCGCCAGAACCAGCAGTCAAACCAGAATCAGGGCTTCAATACTCTTGAAGAAAAACTGAAAACATGGCTGAAGGAATCAAACGAAATCCAGGCATACCTGAACAAGCGCATTAAAAAATAA
- a CDS encoding isochorismatase family cysteine hydrolase → MAEENQKPHVNEIDNVALLLVDVINDFKFDDGEDLFKYALPMAKNLASLKAKAKSLDIPVLYVNDNYGQWQSDFPGIVDHCRQSSKLGKPVIDLLSPDNDDYFVLKPQYSGFFLSPLRLLLDYLNVKSLIITGLAGNMCVQFTANDAFMRGYKLYVPSDCVASRNEEENKSALDLMEKVLRADTTPSGELDLKQIKYNDK, encoded by the coding sequence ATGGCTGAAGAAAATCAGAAGCCGCACGTTAATGAAATTGATAACGTCGCGCTCCTGTTAGTGGATGTAATAAATGATTTTAAATTTGACGATGGAGAAGATTTATTTAAATATGCCCTGCCAATGGCAAAAAACCTTGCTTCATTGAAAGCAAAGGCTAAATCGCTGGATATCCCTGTCCTTTATGTAAATGACAATTACGGGCAGTGGCAGTCAGACTTTCCAGGTATCGTAGACCACTGCCGTCAGAGCAGCAAACTTGGGAAACCTGTGATAGACCTTCTGTCTCCTGACAATGATGATTATTTCGTCCTGAAACCGCAATATTCCGGTTTCTTCTTATCTCCATTAAGGCTTTTACTCGATTATTTAAATGTAAAGTCACTAATTATTACCGGGCTTGCTGGGAATATGTGTGTACAGTTCACTGCCAATGATGCTTTTATGAGGGGCTATAAATTATATGTTCCTTCTGATTGTGTTGCCTCAAGGAATGAAGAAGAAAACAAATCCGCCCTCGATTTAATGGAGAAAGTATTAAGAGCGGATACGACACCTTCCGGAGAACTGGACTTAAAACAGATTAAATATAACGACAAATAA
- a CDS encoding ferredoxin family protein → MAKTVEEKQYLVRFRCDTKSHLEIKDHNVCMTQCPDKDCTIFCPAEVYKWEGDRMFVGYEGCHECGSCRIGCGFDNIKWEYPKGGHGIVFRLA, encoded by the coding sequence ATGGCTAAAACTGTGGAAGAAAAGCAGTATCTCGTCCGTTTTCGCTGTGACACAAAGTCTCACCTGGAGATAAAAGACCATAATGTATGTATGACACAATGCCCTGATAAGGACTGCACTATTTTTTGTCCAGCTGAAGTGTACAAATGGGAAGGAGACCGTATGTTTGTAGGCTACGAGGGGTGCCATGAATGCGGGAGCTGCCGTATTGGCTGCGGCTTTGATAACATAAAATGGGAGTATCCGAAAGGCGGCCATGGGATCGTCTTCCGTCTCGCATAG
- a CDS encoding FAD-dependent oxidoreductase, with amino-acid sequence MPEKFDVIVVGAGPAGTSCAYTCAKNGLKVLLIERGEFPGAKNVMGGILYRKQMEEIIPEFWKEAPLERPVVEQRFWFLDKESMVTTSYKALEWGKEPFNNFTVLRAKFDKWFASKAVEQGAVLINETVVLECIVDDGKVVGVRTDRPDGDVYADVVVLADGVNSLLAKSLGFHKEWKPEEVALTVMEVMKLPKKVINERFNVNDDQGVSVEIFGDSTKGALGTAFLYTNKDSLNIGVGTTLSGMIKKKMKPYELLEYVKEHPMIKPYIEGAETEEYLAHLIPEGGYNSVPKLVGDGVIVTGDAAQLVNAIHREGSNMAMTSGRLAAETIMRAKETEDYSERTLDYYRTAIYDSFIGKDLKKYKDATHVFEEHPQYFEQYIPLMNRAMGTFFTVDGTPKREKQSKIIKSFTGKNGRLGVAKDLYRAWRVVK; translated from the coding sequence ATGCCTGAAAAATTTGATGTAATTGTCGTTGGAGCAGGTCCCGCCGGAACAAGCTGTGCATATACATGTGCCAAAAATGGCCTGAAAGTACTGTTGATTGAAAGAGGAGAGTTTCCTGGTGCCAAAAACGTCATGGGCGGAATATTATATCGTAAGCAAATGGAGGAGATCATACCTGAGTTCTGGAAAGAGGCTCCTCTCGAAAGACCTGTTGTGGAGCAACGGTTTTGGTTTTTAGATAAAGAATCGATGGTTACAACAAGCTACAAAGCACTGGAATGGGGCAAAGAACCGTTTAACAACTTTACAGTACTCCGGGCGAAATTTGATAAATGGTTTGCAAGTAAAGCTGTGGAACAAGGAGCCGTACTCATAAATGAAACAGTGGTCCTTGAATGTATTGTCGATGACGGCAAGGTTGTGGGAGTGAGAACAGACCGCCCGGATGGTGATGTGTACGCTGATGTGGTAGTTCTTGCAGACGGGGTGAATTCCCTGCTGGCAAAAAGCCTTGGTTTTCATAAAGAATGGAAGCCTGAAGAGGTAGCCCTCACTGTTATGGAAGTAATGAAGCTGCCGAAAAAGGTCATTAATGAACGATTCAATGTAAATGACGATCAGGGCGTGTCAGTGGAAATTTTCGGCGATTCAACGAAAGGAGCGCTAGGCACCGCTTTTCTTTACACAAATAAGGACAGCCTCAACATAGGGGTAGGAACAACCTTATCCGGGATGATCAAAAAGAAAATGAAGCCTTATGAACTGCTTGAGTATGTAAAAGAGCATCCGATGATCAAACCATATATCGAAGGAGCTGAAACGGAGGAATACCTCGCGCATTTAATACCGGAAGGAGGGTATAATTCGGTTCCGAAACTTGTTGGCGACGGGGTGATTGTTACCGGGGATGCAGCACAGCTTGTTAACGCAATTCACCGGGAAGGTTCGAATATGGCAATGACATCAGGCAGACTTGCAGCAGAAACGATTATGAGGGCGAAGGAAACAGAGGATTACTCGGAGAGAACACTGGATTATTACAGGACGGCAATCTATGACAGCTTCATCGGTAAAGACCTGAAGAAATATAAAGACGCTACCCATGTTTTTGAGGAGCACCCGCAATATTTCGAGCAGTATATTCCACTTATGAATCGTGCAATGGGCACTTTCTTCACCGTTGACGGCACACCGAAACGGGAAAAGCAGTCAAAAATCATAAAATCGTTTACCGGAAAGAACGGCAGGCTGGGAGTGGCGAAAGATCTCTACAGGGCATGGAGGGTGGTGAAATAA